From Malaya genurostris strain Urasoe2022 chromosome 2, Malgen_1.1, whole genome shotgun sequence:
gcgatgcggataggtcgattcaagtggagaaattctgtcgaaaggtactggtatggcaaccaatatgttcctgtggtttgaagtcaaccatattttacactaccggaactataaatgcagaaatctatcgatctgagtgtctccagaagagattgctgcctttatataagaagtatAGAACACCTcctctgttttggccggatttagcgttggctcactatgctaaaaccactctcaattgagcaatttgacgtctcagttactcacaccgatgcagagtgcgcagatctattcatatacgaaattggaatgtgtgcgagccgaagtcaaagtttgttgtgggttcaattttacactgaggaaaaacatttttgactcataatcatacactgcgaaaaatgcatatagaatttcgtaagctatggactaatgaaccaagtagaagacagtaccattacgtgatatagagtttcatgaacgattttatgtctttctcaactgttctcttggcattgcagtgttttttattgcatatatgtcttcaataattggcacgatgcggctcgacaaaattcactgggttatttcgacacactcacactagcattaacctttcaactgctgagaatagccacaccaacacattcgcacgtggattggactataggcttgcggaaaagggtataaatttcgttgagaaaatatCTATCTACCAAATtgctctcagcttcgacccatcgaacgattgcccagtaaatcgtgaagagggtcttcaagacttcaagactggtaaggcagctagggacatgcaggagtttaaaaaaatttgggctcaagcgtccaaaaaatgcgatgcaacacatgtccggaacttgatgaagagcgtgcAGTGCAACTCAATTATCAGTCATGCTGTTGCATGTCGCCATATAGGATCTAGAAAAGGATCTATTCGCAAAGTAAAAACTTCTATTGATCCTAATTAATTAGAGTAAGATAATAATCCGACTGTTCATTACTCAGTCCGGAAAAATGAATAGGGAAATTATGCGTTatctatgaaaattctttctggCGAAACACCGTTTTATTGGAAGAAGAGTTTATTCAGATGAATATTTTGTAGTTCTTATTTGAATGAAACACGTTTAGCACAATTGCTCGATTTCTCCGGGAGAGTTAATCTCAAATCAGAAACCGTTTGTCAATGAGAGTTTTTTTGGCCAAATTGTTCTTCAACAGGTAGTTCATagctattcgaaataatttgtacACCACACCGACCACAACGATTGCCAGCAGGAAATTGTCGCTCAGCAAAACTACGAGCAAAAACAATGCCAGTTCAAGCTGGAAGAATGTCGATTCGTTTCCATAGAATAACACCTGATCGAACGAGTGTCCATTGTCAATGTAGAAAACGCCCTTATCTGAGGATGTTAAAAATTAATTAGTAAAAGTTGAGAAAATTCATTTATTGACCTACTTTCAGTAACATAGCTCTGGAATTCACAGTTTAGTATGCTTTCCATAATGGATTTCTCTTGAATAATATAATCCAAATCCTTAAGAGCCTGTAAAACACCAATTCGTTTAAATGACTTAAAAGactaataaaatcattttattgtTACTTACATGATCGACGAATGCAGCGAAGAATCGATTCACATTATAATAAGTCAATACTGTTCTTTCGAAGTTATACTCGAACTGTCCTCCTGGACCATCGATGACTGCCGAATTACTTAGTTTGGTACTACCAACCAAATGAGTCTGATTGAGGTGCTGATGCGGTCCAAAATGAGACGAGTTTCTAAGCGGAGCGATTAGCTTATCGTAGAACGTTCGCAGATTTTTCGGAACCAATATAGAGTATGTTTGCTGTTCCGATCCTGGCAGAAGCCCCCGATTTCCACATAGATTATCCTCCTCCCTTTTGAACTGAAGTATCATCGAACACATGTCAGTGTCTGAAAATCCATGAGGAGATCTACCGTGAATGTAAAATCCATACGATTCCATACATAAGATGAAGACTGAAATGTTGGCAATCGATGCTATGTCTATGAACTGCTGGATAGCGTTCTCGATGAAACGTTCGTAGATTATGAAGTTGTATATTCGTTGAATGAGGTAAACAGTTCCGTACACAATGATCCCCACTGCAATTCTCAAAACTTTGTCGCTATCTCCTAGATTCTCCTCATTTTTAGTTAGGTGCATATTAAAACTTCTCGATGACCAATGTTCGAACCCGAACAGAGAGAAGGCAGAAATCAAAAAAATGACATGTGCGAACATGGAAATTTTTCTCTTAGTGGCCAACTCTTGCCACTCATTGGCAATAAAGTAATTCCGCCAAGCTGACACGTTGTCGCACGAAGGACGGTTCTGAAATGCAAAGATATCTAAGGTTTGTTGCTGACAACCAAACACGAACGTTTCGGTTATTATGAATCACTTACTGTAGTACTAGACGTCATGGAAGATGTATCGAGTAGGTTTGTGCGCTGGTTCCCAATGCcggtttcaagtatttttggcCGTTCCCAGTCGATGAAGAAAATATCGATTCCAGAGATAAGTATAGAAACTCGAAGCAATTTAAGCAACTGCAATTCAAAACATCGATTCGTCAATGTTTACTGAGAATTATGTTTCAAAGTTACCTTAAAAGCGAATGACAGATAAATGAAAATCTCCAGAGCATTTTGGACCTCAActggaagtaaaattttcacattATCCTGTGTTTTGTACGTTATCAGCACGTGTAACGCGATTACAGCCGTTACAGAAAGCAAAGCTGTAGCTACATTGGAGCAAAGATACactaaaaagtttaaaaaaatctccaTATCGTAGAACATCTTATTTTGGCGCAGTTTGTGGCAGAACGTTTGGAAGAGGGTCATGGCAAAGgccaataaaataaatattggaAGAAGTATCTAGATGGAATATAGCAAACATTATCAATGTGGGATTTGGTAAAACAATATCAAATACCTCAAGCAAGGAGTCAAATTTGTACTTTTTAATGAAAGTGATCTTGAAATCAAAATCTACGGTATCCTCGAAGTACAATCTAGATTTCCATAACGACGTATTAACCATGTCATATTTCAGTTTCACCAGAGGCAATGCGATTTTATTAGGATTCCTAACGTTATCGGCGTGCAGTCGAATCTCCAACTCAACACTATTCACATACCGCACAAAGCTAAACTTCTCAATCATGATATCTTCACCATAATGCTTAGGTTTAAAGTTTTCATTGAGACCGGATAAGGCATCAATCATCAGGAATCTTCTGACCAGTTGCCATTTTTCCGACTCCATTTGATCGTTGTGAGAAAACGCATTCCGTACCAGTATCGGAATCGATCGCAACAGGCGTGCTTTCTGATCAAAGTAGTCCGCATATAGATTGATGAATTCCGGCCCGGCGAAATCGTCTAGCAGTCGCCTCAAACTTATTCGACACCGGCGGTAATAATTTCGAGCAAAGCGAACCCTTTGTTCCTGGCTGACCGAGTAACGTTCGCACAAGTTCAAATCCGATAGGCGCATGGCACGAAAACTCTTCAGATGACCGTATAAATCGTAGCTAATGAGGGTGAAGTTTATCGTACTGTTTTGCTGGAAAATCGATGGAAAACCATTAGTAAGGTAAAGAGAAGtggtgaaatgaaatgaaattaggTCAACTTAAAAACGAACGCTTGAGCTTTTACTCCATAGCAATGCTTTGAGGGTGAAAGGGTGGTTGAATTATCGAGTTTTCGCTGTACAGAATTGATGCATTACACCGGCATAAGACCAATTTTACGTAAGCTGCAGCTCTAGGTTCTGTTGAAGCATCTCTTAATGttttaaatcgttgtgaaaatgaaaaacgcTTTATGACTTGACTTGCATCCTTTAGAGCCACACTAATGTTATCGTAGCTAGCCATGAATAATGCAATATAACAATGCAGTATTGCTGACCTATTGAGTGACGTTTCGTGACTTTGTTCCGTATAATATGGCTATTTGCATATTTATTGAATATTTCCTTGCATATACGGAACATATATATGAACAGGTAATACGACCACTTAAATCCCTATTTTTGATCAAATATTCCGTGCTGTGTATTCACATGCATTGGAAAACTTTAAAGAGaaagattattattttaattaccaCTCCTATAAATCAGTTGTAGGAAATTAATGCAAGGAGATAGTTAGCCTACGATGTGTTTTTCTTTGCGATGCAAAATGTATTTTATGTAAAATATCCGAAAGAGAGTTTTCCCATTTATACCAGACTAGCTCAGTTGGTAGAACatctgtttatttatttatgtcacACAAAAGTATTGGGGTTATTAGAAACCGGTGATGAAGTAGATCAATCAATGTCCCTGATCATTTCCGAACACGGTTTGCCAACAATATTAACACGTTCAAAGGTCTATATGACCTcctttcacagtaatcgagttaCAGAAGAGAGTATTGGTTTCGTTAAGCGCATGCATAATTGTACGTGTAATTAAGGGgttgttcgatttttttttgcgggtgggtaatgtcacagacataactggagtacGTATATACGAATAGAATAGCAATGATTCTTTCACTCCtcagaatatcgataatcgttcgtattagttgatgaattgtgtgaAATTTACCATTTTTGCTGCTTTGCTTCCAGAACTGTAGCGGTGCATACTAAAGTGCGACTTTTTGatggcaaacatattctacagGATTGCGCAAAGAAACCTGACACAATTTTTTCTTCGGTTACACTGGAACCAATCAAAACAGGGAGATGCCGAACACGGCATcggaaagtagaagaatgaaggtttattttcgtctagtagttttttttatcatggaGGTTTCTATTTATACctcgtttttgaagaatcagtcgAACGGTACAAGTATTCGTGAGTTtaaaacctttttcaatccaccgagtggtgtaatgatgcctttttcatattttttaaatttccaaaaataaggagtgtatcgataagtagttagcaacattcaagcagttattactctgaaatggcttaactttttgcagcgtgttttgcggtgacatgtttgtttacatgtcaataacagctgcgaaatcgaatcaaaagaactagttctttcgttctttgatTAGTTCTTTTGATTTAACTGTTTagttctgaacggttctttcaAATCGAACGGTTTTGTCCATCACTACATTAATCCTTACAATGGTCCTGTCAAGTTGTGACCTGTTTGGCATTCAGTCACTACATAGGAGAAGTGCTACAGTGGCTGAacggtttttttaaatgaacggTTCTCCCCATCActagcccggaccgcaatattatacgaaatcggtgtaccagtacctggacgacgctgacaccacggtggcgatggaaaagtttgggcagaaggtgttggtctggcaagcaatttgtacctgtggtttgcggccgtcgattttcttcaagaaggacacaattaacgccaaggtgtacgaggaagaatgtttgaagaagagaatgctgccactgtacagaaagcataaggctcctcctctcttctggccggatatGGCTTcaacccactacgccaactcccttctacagtggttgtcgaaaaataatgtacaattcgtggaaaaagacatcaacccaccgaactgcccggatcttcggccaattgaaaggtattgggcaattgttaagcggtactttcggaaggaaggtacagtgtcccaaaacatgcaggagttcaaaagaaAAActagacagctgccaccaggaaagtcacaaaagtagctgtgcagaatttaatgaagaatgtcaagttcacaatgcgagcgtttcacagaaactaggattttcttcagcataatcagtgaaatgtataaaaatgtaatttttctacaatataccgaaaattgatgtcaaaatatgtttttttttttttcgcttttttattcaataatcaatgttgctaactacttttcgatacactccttattattggaagattctgtcaaggaaTCAATCTTGACTAAAATAAGAaagtttctttgggtatgaactaacataatcctttcaatttgtaaacagttatgtcaagttgataagaatttttccttattttgcatcgtcgctctaaatgacgatgcaaTTTCAAACACACTGAACCCTataaaagcatgatgaaattcaaaagcaaCCTATTGGACTATGCGATTGCAATAagtatacttttatagaaaagcatcgttatca
This genomic window contains:
- the LOC131431769 gene encoding meckelin; the encoded protein is MVLRRQMTLGVRACLLHAIVSVCISIDIAMALANVEFYNINEVFLYNSPDSCRSNEYFDTFTFKCNVCDETVHLVASDDYLSCTCDERSIPWRDYDSTTQGPICRNISDFFDVPGPRIELIKFCRARQVELLNTTKSGGRIVQVHRKTYPPGNESTVCGCGNGQQDVVTYADQVGPNESIPYCLPQLLLRDVQNYHPFKLNHRHNSNVYKNIKYLILFCHVMRSPQHCHYLANLCVLSFYSLDKYSPCGIFYTYQTYDMSEGANGISNAIVSANLFGAGDGFGKAASLWSLGDNVKPPLFYRRGKYVNEILEKYLDFTYDMNVNNLQNSTINFTLISYDLYGHLKSFRAMRLSDLNLCERYSVSQEQRVRFARNYYRRCRISLRRLLDDFAGPEFINLYADYFDQKARLLRSIPILVRNAFSHNDQMESEKWQLVRRFLMIDALSGLNENFKPKHYGEDIMIEKFSFVRYVNSVELEIRLHADNVRNPNKIALPLVKLKYDMVNTSLWKSRLYFEDTVDFDFKITFIKKYKFDSLLEILLPIFILLAFAMTLFQTFCHKLRQNKMFYDMEIFLNFLVYLCSNVATALLSVTAVIALHVLITYKTQDNVKILLPVEVQNALEIFIYLSFAFKLLKLLRVSILISGIDIFFIDWERPKILETGIGNQRTNLLDTSSMTSSTTNRPSCDNVSAWRNYFIANEWQELATKRKISMFAHVIFLISAFSLFGFEHWSSRSFNMHLTKNEENLGDSDKVLRIAVGIIVYGTVYLIQRIYNFIIYERFIENAIQQFIDIASIANISVFILCMESYGFYIHGRSPHGFSDTDMCSMILQFKREEDNLCGNRGLLPGSEQQTYSILVPKNLRTFYDKLIAPLRNSSHFGPHQHLNQTHLVGSTKLSNSAVIDGPGGQFEYNFERTVLTYYNVNRFFAAFVDHALKDLDYIIQEKSIMESILNCEFQSYVTENKGVFYIDNGHSFDQVLFYGNESTFFQLELALFLLVVLLSDNFLLAIVVVGVVYKLFRIAMNYLLKNNLAKKTLIDKRFLI